The Pseudomonadota bacterium genome has a segment encoding these proteins:
- a CDS encoding pitrilysin family protein has protein sequence MKKNRARQVIFVILATLIASSSVSAESNVKPALSVFQDTLSNGMRVIVEPDRRSPVAVVMVWYRVGSMDEAGGRTGVAHVLEHMMFQGTETLAPGEYAKRIAATGGRSNAFTSTDYTGYFQELHSSQLELAIKLEADRMHNLLLREVEFNNELRVVMEERRQRVDDNPHGLLWEQLAATMYLSHPYRTPIVGWMNDLEHLTLEDTADWYLRWYVPNNAALVVAGDVDPAEVVRLSEKYFGPIKSRLLPVRKPQEEPGRLGSRTVTVRANTTLTSQITAYPAPQLIDVDADWEPYALYLLAGVLDGHSAARLHKRLVLEEGIAHSVSVSYDGLRRGPGVFYVAFTAVKDRELRDLEAAWLDEVVKLVTHGVSKDELNRVKAQVVASQVFSSDSVLGQASRMGQMWVIGFAPNASDVINEKLRAITPDQVRQVAEKYLVEHQATIAILEPKTSK, from the coding sequence ATGAAAAAAAATCGTGCGAGACAAGTGATTTTTGTTATTTTGGCAACCTTGATTGCCTCTTCCTCAGTATCAGCCGAATCAAATGTGAAACCTGCTTTGTCGGTCTTCCAGGACACACTATCAAATGGTATGCGGGTTATTGTTGAGCCTGATCGTCGTTCGCCAGTCGCCGTGGTGATGGTTTGGTATCGAGTTGGAAGTATGGATGAAGCGGGTGGCCGGACCGGGGTTGCTCATGTGCTCGAACATATGATGTTTCAAGGGACAGAGACGCTTGCCCCTGGGGAGTATGCGAAAAGGATAGCTGCAACGGGTGGACGGTCGAATGCGTTCACTTCAACTGATTACACGGGGTATTTTCAAGAGCTTCATAGCTCTCAATTAGAGCTTGCGATTAAGTTGGAAGCTGATCGAATGCACAATTTATTGCTGCGGGAAGTGGAATTTAATAATGAACTGCGCGTAGTCATGGAGGAGAGAAGGCAAAGGGTTGACGATAATCCGCATGGGTTGCTTTGGGAGCAGTTAGCCGCAACGATGTATCTTTCTCATCCTTATAGGACTCCGATAGTGGGTTGGATGAACGACCTCGAGCACTTGACCCTTGAGGACACAGCGGATTGGTATCTTCGTTGGTATGTCCCGAATAATGCGGCGTTGGTTGTGGCTGGCGATGTGGATCCGGCAGAGGTAGTGCGTCTATCCGAGAAGTATTTTGGTCCTATTAAATCGCGACTGTTGCCTGTTAGAAAACCTCAGGAAGAGCCTGGCCGCTTAGGTAGTCGAACGGTGACAGTTAGAGCAAATACAACGTTGACGTCTCAAATTACTGCATATCCAGCGCCTCAGTTGATTGATGTCGATGCAGATTGGGAACCGTATGCGCTTTACTTGCTGGCGGGGGTGTTGGATGGACATTCTGCCGCACGGTTGCATAAACGTCTGGTTTTGGAGGAGGGCATCGCGCACTCTGTCAGCGTGAGTTATGATGGTTTAAGAAGAGGGCCGGGAGTTTTCTATGTTGCATTTACCGCCGTCAAAGACCGAGAGCTGAGAGATTTGGAAGCGGCTTGGCTTGATGAGGTCGTTAAGCTTGTAACTCACGGCGTGAGCAAGGATGAATTAAATCGAGTAAAAGCTCAGGTAGTTGCGAGCCAAGTTTTCTCGAGCGACTCGGTGCTTGGGCAAGCCAGTCGCATGGGACAGATGTGGGTAATTGGATTTGCTCCTAATGCCTCTGACGTTATCAATGAAAAATTACGGGCAATTACACCTGATCAGGTGCGACAAGTAGCAGAGAAATACTTGGTTGAACACCAAGCAACGATCGCCATCCTTGAGCCAAAGACATCAAAATAG
- a CDS encoding YfhL family 4Fe-4S dicluster ferredoxin, translated as MALMITDGCINCDVCEPECPNEAIYQGEDIYEIDAEKCTECIGHFDNPQCQEVCPVDCIPLNPMRIESKDELLQKYERLMKAIQSPS; from the coding sequence ATGGCCCTAATGATAACGGATGGCTGTATTAACTGTGATGTGTGTGAGCCAGAATGTCCGAATGAAGCAATTTATCAAGGCGAAGATATATACGAGATAGACGCCGAGAAATGTACTGAGTGTATCGGCCATTTTGATAATCCGCAGTGTCAAGAGGTGTGTCCCGTAGACTGCATTCCGCTCAATCCAATGAGGATTGAGAGCAAAGATGAGTTATTGCAAAAGTACGAGCGGTTAATGAAAGCGATTCAGAGTCCAAGTTGA
- the mutM gene encoding bifunctional DNA-formamidopyrimidine glycosylase/DNA-(apurinic or apyrimidinic site) lyase gives MPELPEVEITKQGIEPFLIGQSIKKFIVRNRKLRWPIPEKLESTLAGLAIKSINRRAKYIIIDCSIGWLIIHLGMSGSLRVLNSPNDDPTKHDHYDIHLTNDTVIRYRDPRKFGALLWTRQSPAIHRLIKHLGPEPLDQDFDGNILYQKLRTKSSSIKLQIMNNQVVTGVGNIYANESLFHAGIRPTRRANSISRAKLHILVTAIKKTLAKAIQSGGSSLRDFYLTDGSTGYFQQEYTVYGRNGEKCHVCETPIKTVTLGQRSSFYCPTCQK, from the coding sequence ATGCCTGAATTACCAGAAGTTGAAATCACCAAACAAGGCATAGAGCCTTTTCTGATCGGTCAGTCCATAAAAAAGTTTATTGTTCGCAATCGAAAACTTCGATGGCCTATTCCAGAAAAACTTGAATCAACGTTGGCAGGCCTTGCGATCAAATCAATTAATCGCAGAGCAAAATATATAATAATTGACTGTAGTATCGGCTGGCTAATCATACACCTGGGAATGTCAGGCAGCCTGAGGGTACTCAACTCTCCGAACGACGACCCCACAAAACATGACCACTACGACATTCACTTAACCAATGACACCGTAATTCGTTACCGTGATCCTCGTAAATTTGGCGCCTTACTGTGGACAAGACAAAGTCCTGCGATTCACCGCTTAATAAAACACCTCGGACCAGAACCGCTTGACCAAGACTTTGATGGAAATATTTTATATCAAAAGTTACGCACTAAATCCTCTTCGATCAAATTACAGATCATGAATAATCAAGTGGTGACTGGAGTGGGTAATATCTATGCCAACGAATCATTGTTTCATGCTGGGATCCGCCCAACGCGCCGCGCCAATTCAATTAGCCGAGCAAAGCTGCACATTTTAGTTACAGCAATTAAAAAAACTCTTGCAAAAGCGATCCAATCTGGCGGCAGCAGTCTGAGAGACTTCTATTTAACGGATGGCTCTACCGGATACTTTCAACAGGAATATACGGTTTATGGGCGTAACGGCGAGAAATGCCACGTCTGCGAAACACCAATTAAAACCGTCACGTTGGGACAACGATCATCTTTTTATTGCCCGACATGCCAAAAGTAA
- the ftsY gene encoding signal recognition particle-docking protein FtsY produces MIRFLKSSKVSKIVDNPDVSTNPISELASKRTWAKSLSLTRSKLGQRLAQIFSSNGPIDDDLFERLETILITSDIGVTATEQLIANTKSVVKRDKLQTRQGVKAALKSEMLHLLQRLCGPVMEKPGEPYVILIAGVNGAGKTTTIGKLTKKFTSSGKTVLLAAGDTFRAAAEEQIKIWGVRNQVSVVSQENGDSAAVIYDAIQSARSKHIDVVLADTAGRLPTQKHLMAELEKVKRVMGKALDTSPNEVMLVIDANTGQNAIEQVKSFDRVLGIDSIVLTKLDGTAKGGCLFGIADYRAIPVRYIGTGEGIDDLQPFAAREFIDAMFIE; encoded by the coding sequence ATGATTAGGTTTCTAAAGTCCAGTAAAGTTTCAAAAATCGTTGACAACCCGGATGTTTCAACAAACCCCATCTCAGAGCTCGCGTCAAAAAGGACTTGGGCTAAGAGCTTATCATTAACGCGCTCCAAGCTAGGGCAGCGTCTCGCACAAATTTTCTCCTCGAATGGGCCTATTGATGACGATTTATTTGAACGGCTCGAAACAATCCTGATAACCAGTGATATAGGTGTAACTGCGACGGAACAACTAATCGCAAATACTAAGTCAGTTGTAAAGAGAGATAAACTGCAAACAAGACAAGGAGTCAAAGCAGCACTTAAGTCAGAAATGCTACATTTACTGCAACGTCTTTGCGGGCCTGTGATGGAAAAACCTGGAGAGCCTTACGTTATTTTGATTGCCGGAGTTAATGGCGCAGGGAAAACAACAACTATTGGAAAACTCACAAAAAAATTTACAAGCTCTGGCAAAACTGTCTTACTTGCTGCCGGGGATACCTTTAGAGCCGCAGCAGAGGAACAAATTAAAATTTGGGGGGTACGCAATCAAGTCAGTGTAGTTTCTCAAGAGAACGGCGACTCTGCTGCAGTAATCTATGATGCCATCCAATCGGCAAGATCTAAACATATTGATGTTGTCTTGGCCGACACAGCTGGGCGCCTTCCAACTCAAAAACATTTGATGGCAGAATTAGAAAAAGTGAAACGTGTCATGGGTAAGGCTCTAGATACCTCACCTAATGAAGTAATGTTAGTGATTGATGCCAATACGGGTCAAAACGCGATCGAACAGGTAAAATCGTTCGATAGGGTCCTGGGGATTGATAGTATTGTGTTGACAAAATTAGATGGGACCGCCAAAGGTGGTTGCTTATTCGGGATTGCTGATTATCGAGCTATCCCAGTAAGATACATAGGTACTGGTGAGGGTATTGATGACTTACAACCATTTGCTGCTCGAGAATTCATTGATGCCATGTTTATAGAATGA
- the coaD gene encoding pantetheine-phosphate adenylyltransferase has protein sequence MKNKINKVVYPGTFDPLTAGHEDLVRRASSVFDEVIVGVADSRAKNPLFSLDERVAITREALKPFDNVSVTGFRGLLMDFIQTQEAQIVLRGLRAVSDFEYEFQLAGMNRNLYPDVETLFLTPAEKYTFISATMVREIALLGGDVSTFVNPIVLKHIQQKLRVAGRD, from the coding sequence ATGAAAAATAAAATAAATAAAGTTGTGTACCCGGGGACATTCGATCCGTTGACTGCTGGTCACGAGGATCTCGTACGTCGTGCTTCATCTGTTTTTGATGAAGTTATTGTGGGGGTGGCGGACAGCCGCGCAAAAAACCCTTTATTTTCTTTGGATGAGCGCGTCGCTATTACACGAGAGGCGCTCAAGCCTTTTGATAATGTATCGGTAACTGGTTTTCGGGGGTTGCTAATGGACTTTATTCAAACGCAGGAGGCCCAGATTGTACTTCGAGGATTGCGGGCGGTTTCTGATTTCGAGTATGAATTTCAACTTGCCGGCATGAACCGTAACTTGTATCCCGATGTTGAAACGCTATTTTTAACGCCAGCTGAAAAGTACACCTTCATATCCGCGACGATGGTGAGGGAGATCGCTTTACTCGGCGGAGACGTCTCTACGTTTGTTAATCCGATTGTGCTCAAACATATTCAGCAGAAACTCAGAGTGGCTGGGAGGGATTAA
- the ftsE gene encoding cell division ATP-binding protein FtsE gives MIETEQISKQYPGGQQALKNVSISIQEGEMIFLTGPSGAGKSTLMKLIGGVERATSGSITINGTKISNLTRAALPYLRRNFGFVFQDNKLLLDRSVFHNVALPLLISGFSRSEIKTRVRAALDKVGLLEKEGVSPLTLSGGEQQRLCIARAIVNKPAILLADEPTGNLDPGYAADIVAMFRAFNRVGVTVVIATHDPAMIQGLGARVISLKQGELQE, from the coding sequence ATGATCGAAACTGAACAGATATCCAAACAATACCCCGGTGGTCAACAAGCCCTCAAAAACGTATCGATTTCGATCCAAGAAGGGGAAATGATCTTTCTAACAGGCCCCTCAGGTGCTGGGAAATCAACCTTGATGAAACTTATTGGTGGCGTTGAGCGGGCTACAAGTGGTTCTATAACAATTAACGGGACCAAAATCTCAAATTTGACTCGGGCAGCATTACCCTATCTCAGACGAAACTTCGGCTTTGTATTTCAAGATAACAAATTACTACTCGATCGTAGTGTTTTTCATAACGTAGCACTTCCCTTATTAATATCAGGTTTCTCAAGGTCGGAGATAAAAACGCGCGTGCGCGCTGCATTAGATAAAGTAGGGCTGCTCGAAAAAGAAGGGGTGAGTCCCTTGACGCTATCCGGTGGGGAACAACAGCGGTTGTGTATCGCGCGAGCCATTGTAAACAAACCGGCGATATTGCTAGCAGATGAACCAACCGGAAATCTTGATCCAGGATATGCCGCCGATATTGTCGCAATGTTTCGCGCGTTTAACCGCGTAGGTGTCACCGTAGTTATCGCCACGCATGACCCGGCTATGATTCAAGGGTTGGGCGCCCGCGTAATCTCGCTCAAGCAAGGGGAGCTGCAAGAATGA
- a CDS encoding GldG family protein produces MKINAKLRFQLLIQNGVFVGLLLGIAAVVIFLAEESNIRWDLTHSQRNTLSSATIETLKKIDSPITITAFVTADAEGDLRQPIVNFLTPYQLEKNDIRFSFINPREDPFAAKKAGVTVNGELVIELKGRTEKLKTLNEQDLTNLLIRLMRNNQRVITALVGHGEGDFSRQGSKDLSDLGAKLSARGFQLDVLNFASGQDLEPGQSVLIIAAPTVTLLPGEVNRIKRYLEGGGNLLWMIDDATTAGLEPIGEHLGVVLPTGVVIDPSARLRSGSVALSLAQSYADHPVTELMSVNTVFPYARGIFEFNNKDYSFTPLITVAPQGWIETQGLKNATFQKGKDIQGPVTIAATLERSIKDKAQRVVIVGSGRAFSNEFLASLGNADLVTNIINWLSGDESLIAIEPKPRIDMSLNLPLIAISLIVTGFLFAGPIGLLIAGTLIWWLRRRA; encoded by the coding sequence ATGAAAATTAACGCAAAATTAAGATTCCAGTTACTGATACAAAATGGGGTATTCGTAGGCCTTTTGCTGGGCATTGCCGCCGTTGTAATTTTCTTGGCCGAAGAATCTAATATTCGCTGGGACTTAACTCACAGTCAGCGGAACACGCTGTCTTCAGCGACAATTGAGACTCTCAAAAAAATCGATAGCCCCATTACAATTACTGCGTTTGTCACTGCCGACGCAGAGGGTGATCTACGCCAACCTATCGTCAACTTTCTCACACCGTATCAACTGGAAAAAAATGACATTCGGTTTAGCTTCATTAATCCCAGAGAAGATCCATTCGCCGCCAAGAAAGCTGGGGTTACCGTCAACGGAGAGTTGGTCATTGAGCTAAAAGGTCGAACTGAAAAGCTCAAGACGTTAAATGAACAAGATTTAACCAACTTACTCATTCGCCTAATGAGGAATAATCAACGGGTTATCACAGCTTTAGTCGGACATGGCGAAGGGGACTTCTCTCGTCAGGGGAGCAAAGATCTAAGTGATCTTGGTGCAAAGCTTTCAGCGCGCGGCTTTCAGCTTGATGTCTTGAATTTCGCATCCGGACAAGACCTTGAACCTGGCCAGTCGGTATTGATTATTGCCGCCCCAACCGTCACCTTACTTCCTGGTGAGGTTAACCGCATTAAACGGTACCTCGAAGGTGGTGGCAATCTCCTTTGGATGATAGACGACGCAACCACGGCAGGATTAGAGCCTATCGGTGAGCATCTTGGTGTTGTATTACCCACTGGCGTTGTCATTGATCCGAGTGCCCGCCTTCGAAGTGGGTCTGTCGCGCTTTCGCTTGCGCAAAGTTATGCCGATCACCCCGTAACCGAATTGATGAGCGTGAATACGGTATTTCCTTACGCTCGAGGCATTTTCGAATTTAACAATAAGGACTACAGCTTCACCCCATTAATCACTGTCGCACCACAAGGATGGATTGAAACCCAGGGATTAAAAAATGCTACCTTCCAAAAGGGAAAGGATATACAAGGCCCCGTCACTATTGCAGCTACACTTGAAAGAAGCATAAAAGATAAAGCTCAAAGAGTTGTCATCGTTGGGTCGGGCAGAGCATTTTCGAATGAGTTCCTAGCTTCATTGGGAAATGCTGATTTAGTAACCAATATCATCAATTGGCTCTCCGGTGATGAATCACTAATAGCAATCGAGCCTAAACCGCGTATCGATATGTCCTTGAATCTACCCCTCATCGCGATTTCTTTAATTGTTACAGGCTTTTTGTTTGCAGGCCCGATTGGATTATTGATTGCCGGAACGCTGATTTGGTGGCTTAGACGCAGAGCATGA
- the lolB gene encoding lipoprotein insertase outer membrane protein LolB — translation MGSIKAWGFCVVLSVLVTGCSLLQEMRLPAAQLVDDEFQVSGRISAKIGEEGSSARIKWSHRADIDAVDIYAPMGSIIAVILVSPRTGAVLETKDQVYEASSVEELTKQVLGWSLPLNGLKYWARGRVNPQVAVDHVAPRDDQQRLTYLEQDGWKITFEQYAEGSMLPRAMRLEFEDLKIRFVLDKWKRLDL, via the coding sequence ATGGGGTCGATTAAGGCCTGGGGATTTTGTGTTGTTCTGAGTGTCCTTGTGACAGGTTGTTCGCTATTGCAAGAGATGAGGCTGCCAGCAGCTCAGTTAGTCGACGACGAATTTCAGGTCTCGGGTCGAATTTCAGCGAAGATAGGGGAGGAGGGTTCCTCGGCTCGAATCAAGTGGAGTCATCGCGCTGATATTGATGCCGTTGATATTTACGCGCCTATGGGATCGATCATTGCTGTGATATTGGTCTCTCCTCGGACAGGCGCTGTTTTGGAGACGAAAGATCAGGTCTATGAGGCTTCTTCGGTAGAAGAGTTAACCAAGCAGGTACTGGGTTGGAGTTTGCCTTTAAATGGATTGAAGTATTGGGCCCGCGGGCGGGTAAATCCCCAGGTGGCTGTGGATCACGTGGCCCCAAGAGATGATCAGCAACGCTTAACCTATCTGGAGCAAGATGGGTGGAAAATTACTTTTGAGCAATATGCTGAGGGGTCTATGCTTCCTCGAGCCATGAGACTTGAATTTGAAGATCTCAAAATTCGCTTTGTCTTAGATAAATGGAAAAGGCTTGATTTGTGA
- a CDS encoding ATP-binding cassette domain-containing protein, producing MADQDTPLTLSASGLTRRYGNNIAVSDVSLSLHKGEIIGLLGPNGAGKSTTMKMITGNLAPTEGSIQVCGIDLIDNPIAAKAKIGYLPEIPPVYKELRVNEYLKLVAKLHKVSSKRIQAAIDNAEERTGLTEMGQRLIGSLSKGFQQRVGIAQAIIHEPEVVILDEPTVGLDPNQIIEIRSLIRELGESHSVILSTHILQEVETICDSVQILHKGRVVFNDEIGGLRQFRSGKSIQASFRNPPTKELLENALTNVKVTAIREGVYRISGLELEHDPTDDLVQISVHKGWALFELVGAQASVEEVFVELTTQDGISM from the coding sequence ATGGCCGATCAAGATACTCCCCTCACATTGTCAGCCTCCGGACTGACCCGAAGATACGGTAATAATATCGCTGTCAGCGACGTGTCTTTATCGCTACACAAGGGGGAAATAATTGGCCTACTTGGGCCCAATGGTGCAGGTAAATCAACGACGATGAAGATGATCACTGGCAATCTGGCTCCTACTGAAGGGTCTATTCAGGTGTGCGGTATAGACCTAATTGACAATCCGATTGCTGCAAAAGCAAAAATCGGCTATTTACCCGAAATTCCTCCTGTGTATAAGGAACTTCGAGTCAATGAGTACTTAAAGCTTGTCGCAAAACTTCATAAAGTATCCTCAAAAAGAATACAAGCAGCAATTGATAATGCCGAGGAAAGAACAGGGTTGACCGAGATGGGGCAACGCCTCATTGGTTCACTTTCAAAAGGCTTTCAGCAACGCGTTGGTATTGCACAAGCGATCATCCATGAGCCTGAAGTCGTGATTTTAGATGAGCCTACCGTTGGGCTAGATCCGAATCAAATTATTGAAATTCGTTCTTTAATCAGAGAATTAGGTGAGAGCCATAGCGTCATTCTCTCGACACATATACTTCAAGAGGTAGAGACGATATGTGACAGTGTTCAAATACTGCACAAAGGACGGGTTGTTTTCAATGACGAAATCGGTGGGCTAAGACAGTTTCGGTCAGGAAAATCAATCCAAGCCTCTTTCCGTAACCCTCCCACTAAAGAGCTGCTAGAGAATGCACTAACTAATGTAAAGGTTACCGCCATCCGAGAAGGGGTCTATCGGATCTCCGGGCTTGAGTTAGAACATGACCCTACCGACGACCTGGTGCAAATCAGTGTTCATAAGGGCTGGGCGTTATTTGAACTGGTAGGGGCTCAGGCAAGCGTTGAAGAAGTGTTTGTAGAACTCACCACTCAAGACGGCATCTCAATGTGA
- a CDS encoding pitrilysin family protein: MLNIGCHTFTSLGSYFRILLLFLCLHPLSVHAQVREQWVTEFGTKVIFIQSTSLPMVDVAVDFVAGAAFDPDGKEGLSRLTMHLLDTGTRQYDEHAIAERLAMTGSQMGGRFDLDRAGITLRSLSYEEPLGQSVDLLTDILANPIFPQEVLDREINASLVSLRESDTRPASIASRALHQTLFGEHPYRSTGEGSELTIKLLTRGDLVGFHSRFYRAANAVITIVGDLNEARAREIAQQVSENLPRGSIDRERLAANPPRTDSEELVIPHEAAQAHIRIGMVGIRRGDPDHLPLVLANQILGGGGMTSILHDELREKRGMTYGVGSYFSPLKDPGPFVIAFQTRKDQAWEALEITLTILSDFIRNGPELEQVERAKKYFTGAFALNVDSNGELLEYYSMIGFYDLPIDDIDSFSRRVEAVTFDQVKDAVSRRMSIDKTVRIIVGPDKRSNEPNG; encoded by the coding sequence ATGCTGAATATCGGTTGTCATACCTTCACTTCTCTAGGTTCCTATTTCAGGATTCTGCTCCTATTTCTGTGTTTGCATCCTCTGAGTGTTCATGCACAAGTGCGAGAGCAGTGGGTTACAGAATTTGGTACCAAAGTGATATTTATTCAATCAACCAGCTTGCCTATGGTCGATGTTGCGGTCGATTTTGTGGCGGGTGCCGCTTTTGACCCCGACGGCAAGGAAGGCTTATCCCGTTTAACGATGCACTTGTTGGATACTGGTACGCGTCAGTATGACGAACATGCAATCGCAGAAAGACTTGCCATGACGGGGTCTCAAATGGGAGGTAGATTTGATTTGGATCGAGCGGGGATCACTCTGAGGAGTTTATCTTACGAGGAACCTCTTGGTCAGTCGGTAGATCTTCTCACTGACATATTGGCCAACCCAATTTTTCCTCAAGAAGTGCTCGATAGAGAAATAAATGCTTCACTTGTGTCTTTGCGAGAAAGCGATACTCGACCGGCATCAATTGCCTCTCGAGCCTTGCATCAAACATTGTTTGGGGAACATCCATACCGATCCACTGGTGAGGGTTCAGAACTTACCATTAAGCTACTCACTAGAGGTGACCTTGTTGGGTTTCATTCCCGGTTTTACCGCGCGGCTAATGCAGTGATTACCATCGTGGGTGATTTAAATGAGGCGCGAGCGCGGGAAATTGCGCAACAAGTGTCAGAAAATCTGCCCCGAGGTTCAATCGATAGAGAACGCCTAGCCGCTAATCCTCCTAGAACTGATTCAGAGGAGCTTGTTATTCCTCATGAGGCAGCTCAAGCACACATTCGCATTGGGATGGTTGGGATACGGCGAGGAGACCCGGATCACCTGCCTCTGGTGCTTGCGAACCAAATTCTGGGTGGTGGTGGTATGACTTCGATCCTTCATGATGAATTGCGTGAAAAGCGAGGAATGACGTATGGGGTGGGTAGTTACTTTAGTCCGCTCAAAGATCCCGGGCCCTTCGTTATCGCATTTCAAACGAGGAAGGACCAGGCTTGGGAGGCACTTGAGATTACTTTGACTATTTTGAGCGATTTTATTCGTAATGGCCCAGAACTTGAGCAAGTAGAGCGGGCGAAAAAATATTTCACTGGTGCTTTTGCTTTGAATGTTGATAGTAACGGGGAGTTACTAGAGTATTATTCAATGATTGGGTTTTATGACCTTCCTATTGATGATATTGACAGTTTCTCACGCCGAGTTGAGGCAGTGACGTTCGATCAAGTTAAAGACGCGGTTAGTCGTCGCATGAGTATAGATAAAACTGTACGAATCATTGTTGGACCAGACAAGCGCTCGAATGAGCCCAATGGCTAA
- a CDS encoding ABC transporter permease subunit, producing MKELRSMFTSPLAWVVLAFVQGFLAYVFLKQVDTFMIIQTQLARTPNAPGLTELAIVPMFGAAQMVLLMSIPLLTMRLIAEEKRNQTMALLVSAPISMMQIIVGKFLAMTVFLCLILTLIATMSLSLLFGGAVDLGLIIANLCGLLLLGMAFSSIGIFISCLTIHPVVAAVMTLAVFMGFWVIGLAASDPSSWLNWVSISKRFEGFMDGYISLPDVTFFVVIIGLFIFLSIRKLDSERLSS from the coding sequence ATGAAGGAACTCCGATCGATGTTTACCTCTCCACTGGCCTGGGTCGTCCTTGCCTTTGTTCAGGGTTTCTTGGCTTATGTTTTCCTCAAACAAGTTGATACATTCATGATCATTCAAACGCAACTCGCGAGAACACCAAACGCTCCTGGATTAACCGAGCTGGCAATTGTTCCCATGTTCGGGGCTGCACAAATGGTTTTATTAATGTCCATTCCACTTTTAACAATGAGACTGATCGCCGAGGAAAAACGTAATCAGACTATGGCTCTTCTTGTGTCTGCCCCGATATCCATGATGCAAATTATTGTCGGCAAATTTTTAGCTATGACGGTCTTCTTGTGCCTCATCCTTACACTCATTGCTACCATGTCACTCTCACTATTGTTTGGTGGTGCAGTTGATCTCGGATTGATCATTGCAAATCTATGTGGTCTTTTATTGCTGGGCATGGCCTTTTCCTCGATTGGGATTTTTATTTCTTGCCTAACAATACATCCCGTTGTGGCGGCGGTAATGACTTTGGCTGTCTTTATGGGCTTCTGGGTAATTGGGCTCGCAGCATCGGATCCAAGTAGTTGGCTTAACTGGGTTTCGATTTCTAAGAGATTCGAAGGATTTATGGACGGATATATCTCACTGCCAGACGTTACCTTCTTCGTGGTTATTATTGGTCTCTTTATTTTTTTATCAATTCGAAAACTTGACTCGGAACGGCTGAGCTCATGA
- the rsmD gene encoding 16S rRNA (guanine(966)-N(2))-methyltransferase RsmD, with protein MANAIRIIGGDLKGRVIRFPDLLGIRPTPDRVRETLFNWLGQRLDHSLCLDLFSGSGALSFEAVSRGASNVDAVDLSQKACASIRDNCKKIGALNISVTCSDALDFLRHKQRDFDVVFLDPPFAQQHLIEDVLSVLPNHLANGCKIYLETAHPILNPVGFNVIKGAKAGRVHFALWEYRNQDEK; from the coding sequence ATGGCTAATGCAATCCGAATCATTGGCGGTGACTTGAAGGGTAGGGTTATACGATTTCCCGATTTATTAGGCATTAGACCGACTCCAGACCGAGTTCGAGAGACTTTATTTAATTGGCTTGGGCAACGGCTGGATCATTCATTATGTCTAGACCTTTTTTCTGGAAGTGGTGCCCTGTCATTTGAGGCGGTTTCTAGAGGGGCCAGTAACGTTGATGCTGTCGATTTAAGTCAAAAAGCGTGTGCATCGATTCGAGACAATTGTAAGAAAATAGGAGCGTTAAATATTAGCGTTACGTGTTCAGATGCTCTAGATTTCCTCAGGCATAAACAACGTGACTTTGATGTCGTATTTCTAGATCCTCCATTCGCGCAGCAACATTTAATTGAGGACGTATTATCTGTTTTGCCTAATCATCTCGCCAATGGATGTAAAATCTATTTAGAGACAGCTCACCCCATCTTGAATCCGGTAGGATTCAATGTGATTAAGGGGGCAAAGGCTGGTCGTGTTCACTTCGCGCTATGGGAGTATCGAAACCAAGATGAAAAATAA